A window from Thermoanaerobacterales bacterium encodes these proteins:
- a CDS encoding ABC transporter ATP-binding protein has product MLEIKNLTLSYGQRTVLHNLCLDLPEGASLAVIGESGAGKSSLGLAVAGLSRGKPKGRVLWRGEDLLALPPEEMRRRRWTEIALVFQSVGDALHPALRVVDQVAEPLVEHGLAERGRALERARELLREVRLPAAKREAFPHALSGGEKQRAMIAMALACDPRLVIMDEPTASLDAGTKKDILELIRRVCRDRTLIVMTHDLGATARLCERVAVLYGGRILEEGPAEAVLGRPRHPYTRGLLRAFPDMTTTKDLQGVPGTGVLPSAGCVFAPRCTQALESCRASEPRPAADGDGRRLACHRGGIIPVLRVEGLRKRFGDTLAVDGVSLAVEEGETLAVVGESGSGKTTLANLVMGLVSADAGRVYLEDQPVGRRGREFYRAVQMVFQDPMESISHRFDVLQAVREPLDLLNNTPPGERLETVRRALADVHLPTNDEFLAKYPHHLSRGEAQRVTIARALTVRPRLLVADEPTSALDASVQAKIIKLLLDLQEKRGLALVLITHDIAVARKVSDRIAVMQAGRIVECGPTAAVLSDPQHPYTRSLLTSAS; this is encoded by the coding sequence ATGCTGGAGATTAAGAACCTGACGCTGTCCTACGGGCAGCGTACCGTACTGCACAACCTTTGCCTGGACCTCCCGGAGGGGGCGTCCCTGGCGGTGATCGGCGAGTCGGGCGCCGGGAAGAGTTCCCTGGGCTTGGCCGTGGCCGGGCTCAGCCGGGGGAAGCCGAAGGGCCGCGTCCTGTGGCGGGGGGAGGACCTGCTGGCCCTGCCGCCGGAGGAGATGCGCCGGCGGCGCTGGACCGAGATCGCGCTGGTCTTCCAGTCGGTGGGGGACGCCCTGCACCCCGCGCTGCGGGTGGTGGACCAGGTGGCCGAGCCCCTGGTGGAGCACGGCCTGGCGGAGAGGGGCAGGGCCCTGGAGCGCGCGCGGGAGCTGCTGCGCGAGGTGCGGCTGCCGGCGGCGAAGCGCGAGGCCTTCCCCCATGCGCTGAGCGGGGGGGAGAAGCAACGGGCGATGATCGCCATGGCCCTGGCCTGCGACCCGCGGCTGGTCATTATGGACGAGCCGACCGCGTCCCTGGACGCCGGGACCAAGAAGGACATCCTGGAGTTGATCCGGCGCGTCTGCCGGGACCGTACTCTGATCGTCATGACTCATGACCTGGGCGCCACGGCCCGGCTCTGTGAGCGCGTGGCCGTGCTTTACGGAGGACGCATTCTGGAGGAGGGACCGGCGGAGGCGGTGCTCGGGCGGCCGCGGCACCCCTACACGCGGGGGCTGTTGCGCGCCTTTCCGGACATGACGACGACCAAGGACCTGCAGGGCGTGCCCGGGACGGGCGTTCTGCCTTCCGCGGGCTGCGTCTTCGCGCCGCGCTGCACCCAGGCGCTGGAGTCCTGCCGGGCGTCCGAGCCCCGGCCGGCCGCCGATGGGGACGGACGGCGGCTGGCCTGCCACCGCGGGGGGATCATCCCCGTCCTGCGGGTCGAGGGGCTGCGCAAGCGGTTTGGGGACACGCTGGCCGTGGACGGGGTGAGCCTGGCGGTGGAGGAGGGGGAGACCCTGGCCGTCGTGGGGGAGAGCGGGTCGGGGAAGACGACCCTGGCCAACCTGGTGATGGGCCTGGTGTCCGCCGACGCGGGCCGGGTCTACCTGGAGGACCAGCCGGTGGGGCGGAGGGGCAGGGAGTTCTACCGGGCCGTGCAGATGGTCTTCCAGGACCCGATGGAGTCCATCAGCCACCGCTTCGACGTCCTGCAGGCGGTGCGCGAGCCGCTGGACCTGCTCAACAACACGCCCCCCGGGGAGCGGCTGGAGACCGTGCGCCGCGCCCTGGCCGACGTGCATCTTCCCACGAACGACGAGTTTCTGGCGAAGTATCCACACCATCTCAGCCGCGGCGAGGCGCAGCGGGTAACCATCGCCCGGGCGCTGACCGTGCGCCCGCGGCTGCTGGTGGCCGACGAGCCGACCTCGGCCCTTGACGCCAGCGTTCAGGCTAAGATCATCAAGCTCCTGCTCGACCTGCAGGAGAAGCGCGGCCTGGCGTTGGTCCTCATCACCCACGACATCGCCGTGGCGCGCAAGGTCAGCGACCGCATCGCCGTGATGCAGGCCGGCCGCATCGTGGAGTGCGGCCCCACCGCCGCCGTGCTGTCCGACCCGCAACACCCCTACACCCGCTCCCTCCTCACCTCCGCTTCTTAA